A genomic stretch from Suncus etruscus isolate mSunEtr1 chromosome 17, mSunEtr1.pri.cur, whole genome shotgun sequence includes:
- the EGR2 gene encoding E3 SUMO-protein ligase EGR2 isoform X2: protein MMTAKAVDKIPVTLSGFVHQLSDNIYPVDDLAPTSVTIFPNAELGGPFDQMNGVAGDGMINIDMTGEKRSLDLSYPSSFAPISAPRNQTFTYMGKFSIDPQYPGASCYPEGIINIVSAGILQGVTSPASTTASSSVTSASPNPLATAPLGVCNMSQTQPDLDHLYSPPPPPPPYSCGELYQDPSAAFLSAATTSSSSSMAYPPPPSYPSPKPAADPGLFPMIPDYPGFFSPQCQRDLHGTAGPDRKPFPCPLDSLRVPPPLTPLSTIRNFTLGGPSSGAAGPGAGGGGEGTRMPGSSSAAAVAAAAAYNPHHLPLRPILRPRKYPNRPSKTPVHERPYPCPAEGCDRRFSRSDELTRHIRIHTGHKPFQCRICMRNFSRSDHLTTHIRTHTGEKPFACDYCGRKFARSDERKRHTKIHLRQKERKGSAPSSSVPAASTTSCIGGAQAGPSLCSSNSSSMAGGSLAPCSSRTRTP from the exons ATGATGACCGCCAAGGCCGTAGACAAAATTCCAGTAACTCTCAGTGGTTTTGTGCACCAGCTGTCTGACAACATCTACCCGGTGGACGACCTCGCCCCCACGTCGGTGACCATCTTCCCCAATGCTGAACTGGGAGGCCCTTTCGACCAGATGAACGGAGTGGCTGGAG ATGGCATGATCAATATTGACATGACTGGAGAGAAGAGGTCCTTGGATCTCTCATATCCCAGCAGCTTTGCTCCCATCTCTGCGCCCAGAAACCAGACCTTTACTTACATGGGCAAGTTCTCCATTGACCCTCAGTACCCCGGTGCCAGCTGCTACCCAGAAGGCATCATCAATATCGTGAGCGCGGGCATCCTGCAAGGGGTCACCTCCCCGGCCTCCACCACAGCCTCGTCCAGCGTCACGTCTGCTTCCCCCAACCCACTGGCCACAGCCCCCCTGGGGGTGTGCAACATGTCCCAGACCCAGCCCGACCTCGACCACCTCTACTCGCCGCCACCGCCACCACCTCCGTATTCCTGTGGGGAGCTCTACCAGGACCCCTCGGCAGCCTTCTTGTCAGCGGCCACCACCTCCAGCTCTTCCTCCATGGCCTACCCGCCACCTCCTTCCTAcccgtcccccaagccagcagcggaCCCCGGCCTCTTCCCCATGATCCCAGACTACCCTGGATTTTTCTCACCCCAGTGCCAGAGGGACCTACATGGTACAGCTGGCCCAGACCGCAAGCCTTTTCCTTGTCCCCTGGACTCCCTGCGAGTCCCCCCTCCACTCACCCCACTTTCCACCATCCGTAACTTTACTCTGGGGGGGCCCAGCAGTGGGGCTGCCGGGCCAGGGGCCGGTGGAGGTGGCGAGGGCACCCGGATGCCTGGCAGTAGCTCGGCAGCCGCTGTGGCAGCCGCTGCTGCTTATAACCCCCATCACTTGCCACTGAGGCCCATCCTGAGGCCTCGCAAGTACCCCAACAGGCCCAGCAAGACCCCCGTGCATGAGAGGCCCTACCCCTGCCCAGCAGAAGGCTGTGACCGGCGTTTCTCTCGCTCTGATGAGCTCACACGACACATCCGAATCCACACAGGGCACAAGCCCTTCCAGTGTCGGATCTGCATGCGCAACTTCAGCCGCAGCGACCACCTCACCACCCACATTCGCACCCACACTGGGGAGAAGCCCTTTGCCTGTGACTACTGCGGCcgcaagtttgccaggagtgatgagAGGAAGCGCCACACCAAGATCCACCTGCGCCAGAAGGAGCGCAAAGGCAGTGCCCCCTCATCTTCGGTGCCAGCTGCCTCTACCACCTCCTGTATAGGGGGTGCCCAGGCTGGGCCCTCTCTCTGTAGCAGCAACAGCAGCTCCATGGCTGGAGGGTCCCTGGCCCCTTGCTCTTCTCGGACCCGGACACCTTGA
- the ADO gene encoding 2-aminoethanethiol dioxygenase, with translation MPRDPDNNMASLIQRVARQACLTFRGGGRAGPRPKGFPENLSKLQSLLSQVRAEDLNIAPRLAATSPPPKSPPVTYMHIHESPGFSLGVFLLKSGARIPLHDHPGMHGMLKVLYGTVRISCLDVLDGDREGRPQPREPRAPPPEQAFEPPLRPQERQALRAGVLRSRAEYTAASGPCVLTPQQDNLHQIDAVDGPAAFLDILAPPYDPDEGRDCHYYRVLEAAARPQGAPADPQGSSGSLPRDVWLLETPQAEDFWCEGEPYPGPKVSP, from the coding sequence ATGCCGCGCGACCCCGACAACAACATGGCCTCCCTGATCCAGCGCGTCGCCCGCCAGGCCTGCTTGACTTTCCGGGGCGGGGGCCGCGCGGGGCCGAGGCCCAAGGGGTTCCCCGAGAACCTGAGCAAGCTGCAGAGCCTGCTGAGCCAGGTGCGCGCCGAGGACCTGAACATCGCGCCGCGCCTGGCCGCCACGTCGCCGCCCCCGAAGTCGCCGCCCGTCACCTACATGCACATCCACGAGTCGCCGGGCTTCAGCCTGGGCGTGTTCCTGCTCAAGAGCGGCGCCCGCATCCCCCTGCACGACCACCCCGGCATGCACGGCATGCTCAAGGTCCTCTACGGCACGGTGCGCATCAGCTGCCTGGACGTGCTGGACGGCGATCGCGAGGGCCGCCCGCAGCCCCGGGAGCCCCGGGCCCCGCCGCCCGAGCAGGCCTTCGAGCCCCCGCTGCGGCCCCAGGAGCGCCAGGCCTTGCGGGCCGGCGTGCTGCGCTCCCGCGCCGAGTACACCGCGGCCAGCGGGCCCTGCGTGCTCACCCCGCAGCAGGACAACCTGCACCAGATCGACGCCGTGGACGGGCCCGCCGCCTTCCTGGACATCCTGGCCCCGCCCTACGACCCCGACGAAGGCCGGGACTGCCACTACTACCGAGTGCTGGAAGCCGCCGCGCGGCCCCAGGGCGCCCCCGCCGACCCCCAGGGCTCCTCCGGCTCCCTGCCCCGAGACGTGTGGCTCTTGGAGACGCCCCAGGCTGAGGACTTCTGGTGCGAAGGGGAGCCCTACCCCGGGCCCAAGGTCTCCCCTTGA
- the EGR2 gene encoding E3 SUMO-protein ligase EGR2 isoform X1, whose translation MNGVAGDGMINIDMTGEKRSLDLSYPSSFAPISAPRNQTFTYMGKFSIDPQYPGASCYPEGIINIVSAGILQGVTSPASTTASSSVTSASPNPLATAPLGVCNMSQTQPDLDHLYSPPPPPPPYSCGELYQDPSAAFLSAATTSSSSSMAYPPPPSYPSPKPAADPGLFPMIPDYPGFFSPQCQRDLHGTAGPDRKPFPCPLDSLRVPPPLTPLSTIRNFTLGGPSSGAAGPGAGGGGEGTRMPGSSSAAAVAAAAAYNPHHLPLRPILRPRKYPNRPSKTPVHERPYPCPAEGCDRRFSRSDELTRHIRIHTGHKPFQCRICMRNFSRSDHLTTHIRTHTGEKPFACDYCGRKFARSDERKRHTKIHLRQKERKGSAPSSSVPAASTTSCIGGAQAGPSLCSSNSSSMAGGSLAPCSSRTRTP comes from the exons ATGAACGGAGTGGCTGGAG ATGGCATGATCAATATTGACATGACTGGAGAGAAGAGGTCCTTGGATCTCTCATATCCCAGCAGCTTTGCTCCCATCTCTGCGCCCAGAAACCAGACCTTTACTTACATGGGCAAGTTCTCCATTGACCCTCAGTACCCCGGTGCCAGCTGCTACCCAGAAGGCATCATCAATATCGTGAGCGCGGGCATCCTGCAAGGGGTCACCTCCCCGGCCTCCACCACAGCCTCGTCCAGCGTCACGTCTGCTTCCCCCAACCCACTGGCCACAGCCCCCCTGGGGGTGTGCAACATGTCCCAGACCCAGCCCGACCTCGACCACCTCTACTCGCCGCCACCGCCACCACCTCCGTATTCCTGTGGGGAGCTCTACCAGGACCCCTCGGCAGCCTTCTTGTCAGCGGCCACCACCTCCAGCTCTTCCTCCATGGCCTACCCGCCACCTCCTTCCTAcccgtcccccaagccagcagcggaCCCCGGCCTCTTCCCCATGATCCCAGACTACCCTGGATTTTTCTCACCCCAGTGCCAGAGGGACCTACATGGTACAGCTGGCCCAGACCGCAAGCCTTTTCCTTGTCCCCTGGACTCCCTGCGAGTCCCCCCTCCACTCACCCCACTTTCCACCATCCGTAACTTTACTCTGGGGGGGCCCAGCAGTGGGGCTGCCGGGCCAGGGGCCGGTGGAGGTGGCGAGGGCACCCGGATGCCTGGCAGTAGCTCGGCAGCCGCTGTGGCAGCCGCTGCTGCTTATAACCCCCATCACTTGCCACTGAGGCCCATCCTGAGGCCTCGCAAGTACCCCAACAGGCCCAGCAAGACCCCCGTGCATGAGAGGCCCTACCCCTGCCCAGCAGAAGGCTGTGACCGGCGTTTCTCTCGCTCTGATGAGCTCACACGACACATCCGAATCCACACAGGGCACAAGCCCTTCCAGTGTCGGATCTGCATGCGCAACTTCAGCCGCAGCGACCACCTCACCACCCACATTCGCACCCACACTGGGGAGAAGCCCTTTGCCTGTGACTACTGCGGCcgcaagtttgccaggagtgatgagAGGAAGCGCCACACCAAGATCCACCTGCGCCAGAAGGAGCGCAAAGGCAGTGCCCCCTCATCTTCGGTGCCAGCTGCCTCTACCACCTCCTGTATAGGGGGTGCCCAGGCTGGGCCCTCTCTCTGTAGCAGCAACAGCAGCTCCATGGCTGGAGGGTCCCTGGCCCCTTGCTCTTCTCGGACCCGGACACCTTGA